The nucleotide sequence gccctgctcagGAGACCACCTCTGGGCAGAGAGCACCAGCATGTCCACAGGCAACCCCAAAGGACCACGGCGACTTCTGCGGGGGTTGTTAGGTGTCTGCTTCTTGATGTCTCCAATGTGGAGACATCAGGATTTGAATAATGCCTGTGTCCAGCTTCAGATGCCATCTCCGTAAAGCTTTACAACCACGTAAATGGGTCCTAAAGCTACAGCCAGCCTCAAGAAGAGGATTACGTTTTATATTTACGATGTTTTCAGACCTGTCTCTAAGGAAGGGCCCAAGTGGACACATGAAGATCTGAAGACAGATGAGGTGATCTGGGTAGAAGCTAGAATTCATCCTTCCATGTCTAAAAGCCTCAACCCTCTGCCACTGCCTGGCAGATAATGTGAAACCATGGAAAAACGGATTCGTTCTTGCCCACGACTGGACACCACGGCAGCtggaaggaaacacacacacagtgcagCTGGCCCCAGGCCGGGTCCCTGCACAGGACCTAACGTGAGTCCGTGGCTGCTCTCGCTCTGCTGCTCCCAGAGCTCAAGGCTAAACTTCCTCATGTGGAAATAAGAACTATGTAGGCTCCTTCCAGAATCTAGGCTTCACAGGCCTGAGGGCTCAAATGTGTAACTGTCTGCAGGTGCACAAACCATCTACTcaaggccaaggagggaggcccGGCCCCAGGGCTGCAGGCAGCGCCTGCCTGGCCAAAGCAGCCCCGCTCCTGGGGATGCCTTCTAACTTTAGGCCTTTGCTTAGCACCCAAGCCTGGGTCTGACGGGCCCCACCCACTGCAAGACTTCCCCTTACACAACACTACCTTGGGTGATACTGAATCGGGGTCAGTGGTGAGAAAAAGCAGATAATGATCAAATGTGTCCTCGTGGACCACACTTTTCCAAGCTACTGCAGGATTTAAACAGAATCTAATTTGAACAACACTCGTGTCACTGTGAAGAAAGGCATGAAAGAATCCTGTGTGTTAACAAGCAGGGCCTCCCCACTCTGCTGCTGGTATCACCACGTATTTGACAGAAGCTCATGGAATTCCACCTCTCTTAGCTGCTGCATGTGGATAATATTCCAAACCTAACTTTTTCCGTCAATGTTTTTATTCTCAAGGAGGGATGTGAAAGACTACGGTTATTCTCAAAACCACACAAAAGCTTCCAAAGGCTATCCCAGCTTCCTAAAGGATGCAACTCAGAACTCTAATTCTGCAGAGAGACAACAAGTATTATAGGAGACAAAGGGCTCTTTTTGTCACATAAATTGGTGAGgctggattaaataaaattaagcagaTATTATAAGCAATTCAATATGCTAATTTGTGGTGTGAGCTTCTAAGAGGTGGCCTGTGCTCAGCTCTGGGACCAGGGAGTACTTCTCTCAGGAAGCACTGCTCGGAGCTGGTGTTGGGCTTAGAACTGGTATTCTACATGCTCTGGGGACTGTGGCTTACCTCTGAATCAAGCAAACACCACCAAAGAACACACCACGACAGAAACCCAACTAGTCAAAGCAAGGAGAGGAAAGTGGGTTACACATGAGAGCTCTACATACCGGGTAATAGAGGGAGGCCGCCCCAGGATCCGGTGGGTACAGGGAGGAGTACTGAGACTGGTAGCCATCGTACAGAGGTCTGTAGTAGTAGTAGGACGCCAAGTCCGGAGGCAGTGGGCCCAAGGAGTGCGGCGGTGTCGGCTGTGGCCACTGCTGCTCTGACTGCGTGGCTGCCTGGCTCGAGCCAGTGGACACCAATGACACGCTGGAGGACGGAGGCAGCCGCTGCTGAACTGTGTCAGCTGGAGCCAGGCTTGCTGGTGCCTGGGCTGAGTTTTGGGACTGTCCTTGTGCTGGCGGACTTTCTGCATTTGAAGGTTCCGTAGACGTTGCTCTGGGCACTTGTGGAGGAGAGTTCTGCTGCCGAGGAGGCGCTAGCTCTTGCAGGGCTCTTCCCAGGTCAGGCTGGTCCCGTGCATCTTTCATTACCTGTTGGTAGAAACGGTCTGGGTTATGCAGCCCAGGCCCAGACTGTCCGGGGTGATTGGCAAGGGTGTGCTGAGAGGCCCGGCCATCGGAACGGGATGGGCTATACATTCTTACAGGGTTTTCCAAAGTCCTATTTAATGTAAAGTCTAGGGCTCCGTACGTTTCTTCCCGATTAGTGGAGTGATTTGCCTTGTTACTATTAGGCACCACAGTACTGTTTGCAGGTGGAACTAACATCACACTCGTGCTTCCAGCAAGGCTATTAACAAACTCGGGAAGAACGTTTTCTGCATTGTGATTCTTTCGACTTTCTGGAACCAAGTTCTTTGGAAGTGGATGGGATGGCGGTTGAACCAGCAAATTGGCAGGCTGATTAGAAATCATTTCAGAAGAACCAGAACCTTGTGGAAAATTACTCTGGGCAAGACTACTAGGCAGAGACAAGCTAAGGACAGAGCTGGCTGGGATCCCAGACAAAGGAACGTTTTCCCCGGAATCACCACTGAGCACCCTGCTGCCTACTGGAGGTTTATCTCCCACCAAAGCATCTCTCCAGGACTGATTCTTCCCATTAGGATTCGATAAGGACACAGAAAAATTAATGGGCTGAGCCAGATTATAGCTCTGGTCAGGCTGGGCCATCAGGACTGGCAGATGTTGCAGAGACTCAGTGGACAGTGAGGGTAACGCAGCGGCATGACCAGAACTTGCCTGTGGCTGAAGGGCCTCCTCTTCTCCCACGTTGGGAGGGTTCTCGAGGTTCTCGGAAGCACCAATCCCATCTCGGTTCTGCAGGGGGCTGGCAGAGCCTGGCTTCTGTGACTGCTGCCCAGACACCCCCTTTTCTGGAGGCTGAACAACTGCAGACGGCTGAGGTTTTGCTGGTACCTGAAGTGCAGGAGCCGCTGGGGCGAGAAGGACGTTGCCTCCAAAATCTGGCAGCTCATTTTGGGCCCACAGAGTCGTCGCTGGGCTCTCACACTTCACCGTCCCCTGAGCCCTGCCTGAGGGCTTCCTCTCCGGTGTCGGATACACAGTATCCAAGGGTGGTGCCCCAGTGTGCGGAAGCACGTGCCCAGCTTCTGCAGTGGTGTTTAGAGGCAGAGGACAGACCTGGGGTGCAAAGAAGGTCTCCATGTTGTCTGGCGGCTGCTCTAGGTTGCCAGGGGAAGCATCAGGTGGTCTGCACTTCTTCTGGCGGGCACGGGTCCCCCTTACTTCACCCACCACATTGGCACGGTCTGCCTCGACTGGTTTTACCCCAACTAAGTGAGATTTTACTGGTTCAAAAGAACTATTTGCACTTGTCTGAAATATTCCTGTCGGTTTTGGGGGGCTTGGAGCTGAGGGCTGGGACACGCTGCTATGGCAGTTCTGGCTCACAGTGGCCTCCTCTGTTTCACCTCCTACGGGAGAAGAATCGATTTGCTTAAAAAAACTACCTGAAACTTCATCTTCAGGTTTTCCAACTTCTTGCTGAATAAACGTGCCAACTAGTTCTTGGGGCCTGGTTGAACTTGAAAGACTCCTGTGGCTTTTGCTGCTGTAGCTGGATGACACGCTATCAGATCTCGCAGGATGCATCATTGCTTCAGCGGCTCCGGGGTGGCCCCCAACATTGTGCCTGGGGACAGCTGGCCCAGGAAGGACCCCGTATCTGAACTGATCACTTGGAGACAAAGCGTCCAAATTTAGGGACTCGCTTGGCAGAACTTCTTGATTCTGAATGAATTCTAAGTTCTCAATATTCTCACACTGTGAACTGCTGGTACCCTGAGTCTCTGCACTCGCTGTGTCACCCCACATGTCACTAGCAGCATTTTTAGTCGTTTGCTGATCATGTTGAATGCCTGCAGACTGAGCAAAATAAAGGTGTGTATCTCCACCCTGCGGTGTGGTCTCCATGTTGGAGCCTTTGAGAAAGGCCTGGCAGATGCCACCCGCTCCCATGTGTGCAAGTGAGGGGGGATGGCCCGGTCCAGGGCTAGGGGAGAAACCCTCAAAGTCCGATTTACCAGCAGAGCCTGCTTTTTCAGACGAGAGATTCTcctcattttctgtctctcccccttGGAAAAACATTGAGAGAGCTCCCGAGTCTGTATCTGGAAGGGAGAGGCTGGCCCCAGTGCCTGGGGGGTAGTGCACGTGGTTTTCTGGATGATCTCCCTGAGTGAGGGGGCTCACAAGAGTGGCAGCTGGCCAGTGCTCTTTAGTCACTCCTGGATTCTGCCTAAAGTCCTGGCTTGCCCAAGTATTCCCAACTCTGGGGTTTTGCCTGAATGTATTTTCAGGATCAAAGTTATTTGCTGCATAGCTTCCACTTTGCAGATGGGCCACCTCACTTCTCCTGTCACTGGCCAAGGGTGCCGAAAGAGACACCAGTGGGTTCTGTTGCTCATGGCCAACACCTTGATGTGGGCTGGATGATGGGGGCAGATGGGGAACGCTGGTGGCATGGGGCACTGCGCTCTGAACAGGTCCTTCCAGGCAGGGCGAGTGATGCTGACCTGAGGGCTGTGGGCTTGCCTGCACTGGGCCCCACTGACTCGGTATCTGTTGACGAGGCTGGGGGGAAAAAGGGGACGCTGCTGGGGCTACCACACCATCATGCAGGTTTTGCCTACTCAGGGGTTGGTCAGGCCCAGGCACGTTCCCATGCAGATGGGTCCCCTGAGACGTGTCAGGACCCACTCCTGGAATGTAGTGAGGCAGACACGGTGGAGCCTGAACTCCAGGCTCTGAGCCGGGATGGACCTCTGCACTCCTGCTCATCTCAGCCCTGGGCAGCGCTGAAGGTGTCAACGCACCAGAAAATGAATTGGCATCTGCTCTGGGCTGTGACAGAGGTCCCGGCAGAGGCTCACAAGGTCCTTGGGAGCTATCCCTGGCATCTGTGTGAGGCACAGGCAAACCAGGGCGCTGAGGAAACCCTGGGGGTGCTGAGCTTTGCAAGATGGGTGGGCTGTTTTTGTACGAACCGCCCAGCGGGGTATTCTGGAGGGCCTGCCTACTGAAAGCAAACGGATCCGTTACTGGCTGCAAAGGGCAGGTTATCGGAGTCACTGGTGCGTTATTATTGGTCCGTCTTCTGTAAGGGCTGTTAGCCCAGAACATGCTCTGAGGATTCCCGGCCGGAGGTGGTCCAGCCACACCAGATGGGACTGCCTGGGGCGGTGGCTGCATGGCTGATCCCTTGCACAAATAGATGTTGCTTATACAAGGAAGAAGGATATAACTTTTCCTTAATTtgagctgaaaaagaaaaagacaaaatgagcATAAAACCCATACATTCAAAGTTCTACAGCCTAGGCAAaacagagagaccccatctctaccacaaaaaaaaacaaaaaaaaattagccgggcatggtggcacgcaccttgggaggctgaggcgagaggactgcttaaacccaggagtttgagggtgcagtgagctgtgatcacgacaatgcactccagcctgggcaacagagcgagaccttgtctcttaaaaaaaacaaaacaacaataaaaagaccaAAGTCCTGGCTGCAATCAGGAAAactaaggaaaaagagaaagactgaAATTGATTTCAAGTCACTTAAATCCTGGAGAATACATGTCTCTCACGCTCCTGCCCTAGCAGAGAGCATCTGTCCTTGAGGAGCTGTTCCAAGagctctgggaggcaggggacGAAGTGAGAGCACTGGACAGTTTGGCCCTGAGCTGGCTGAGTGTATGTGGACAGTTGCTCCCTCCTCTGGGACTCCCTGCTCAGAATGACCACCGCCTCTGCGGACACCCACGACATTGGCAGGGACGAGGCAGAATCTGGCTACTAGTCCGATACTTTAGCCTAGGTCCTCCACATTTTCTGTAAACTATCACCAGATCCAGAAAGAGCAATTCCTTTACTAAGAAAGAACTACATATCATACTTTTCATACATCTtaattttaaatctcaaaaggaatacaaaagtttaaaatttccttttctacaTCCTTTAATGAGCATTATAAAGTACagttataaaatctgaaaaataaatatattcatctaAATGCCTTTTGTCTCACAatgtaaaatttctcttttttcgtATTATAGCTGGTTTAAGGTATGAAAGCACCAACAGCCAAACAATGTCACCTCTTAACACTGGAGTTATAACTATGCCTGGAACGGAAACCCCAAGGAAACTTAAAGCAGCTTTAAAACTAATGTTTTAACTGGattcaaaaattttcaacaacAGGCAAAGTGCCAACAAACCtctcacagaaaacaaaaaggggccaggtgcagtggctcgcgcctgtaatctcaacactgtGGGATGCTGAGGCgggagaccaggagtttgagaccagcctggacaacacattgagacctcatctctacaaaaacaaattaataagtaaaaataaataagttagcCAGGCCTAATGTCACACGCCTGTAGTtacagctactagggaggctgatgcgggaggatcattgagcccaggagttcaaggatgcagtgagctatgatcaagccactgcacttcaggctgggcaacagggtgagatccatgtctaaaaaaattaaaaagaaaaaaaacaaaagggcaAAAATCTCATCACagtttttttgttattcttgtttgtttttaaataaaacacagtaaGTACAAGCTAGAATAGTCAACCCAGGCTTCTAAAAATTCAAGtgctttaactttaaaaagtccTTTTCTTTATATTCGTACTTCTTCCTAGCACCACCTTCATTAACAAACAGATTAAGTGTAgccaatgaaagagaaaattaaaccaaAGGGAGAAATCTTAAGAGGACTCTGGAGTTTAATCCACACATTTTTGCATCTGCATTTTTCTGTCCTTGGAAATCTTTTTGATAttcagacaaaagaaaacattaatgaatgtattttaaGTAAAGCTATTCAAATGAAAGTTCCTATCCCTACCTGAAAACTAGTCCTTTAAATCTATTAACTCACTACTATGACTGTTCACACACACTCTCTTCCTATGCCAATAGGGGACCCGTTCCAAATGATAAGCACCTTGAAATCCACTTGACTTTAACAGACTATATATATTACGAACAATATCAGAGACCTGGTCTGGCTCTAAGCTGTCATTTTAAAGCACAGGATGTTCACAGCTCCACTGATATGGATTCAAGGTACAACAAGCAGAGCAGTGAGCCGGCATCCTCTTCCCTTGGGTCGGACAGGCTACAAGACCACAATGGGCACAGCAACTTCCTATGGTCAGAACACGCAGACTTCCCTGCACCTCCTGAAACTCTTCTGCTAGGAGCAACAAACATTCTAAATCATCTTGCGGGACATGGACTTAAGGCTCCAGCACAAGACCCTTAACCATCCTAAGcagttttttcttgttgttttaaatACAGAGCACAAGCCTGGAGGATTTATTCAATAGGCATCACTGTGAGAGCAAGACTAGGCATCCAGCTAAGTACCTCAGGGCAGCCGCCTCTCCTTCGCaactagtttcctcatctataacatgaaagaatcaggccgggcgcggtggctcacgcctgtaatcctacctctgggaggccgaggtgggtggatcactcgagatcaggagttcaagaccagcctgagcaacagtgagaccccgtctctactaaaaatagaaaagaaattatctggccaactaaaaatatatatacaaaaaaaaaaattagccgggcatggtggctcatgcctgtagtcccagctactcgggaggctgaggcaggaggatcgcttaagcccaggagtctgaggttgctgtgagctaggctgatgccacggcactcactctagcccgggcaacaaagtcagactctgtctcaaaaaaaaaaaaaaaaaagaaaaaatcaatgtGATGTTTTTTTCTAAGGTCTCTTCCAGGTATAATCTCATGAGATTCTACTCAGGGGATTCTGGGATGCCTTAATCCCAACTGCTAATTACAGGGAAATCTAAAGTTCACAggtttatacttaaatattttccttacagaaactttcttaaaattattttctcaacttTACTTGACTAAGAACTGTCTTATAAGCAAACACCATCACTTACCCACAAAGGAGCATCCCCAACCCCCACACTCTCCAATTGAGAGCTTTTTTGCAATACACCAATTTCACTTGGAACAATCTTGTGacttgaacataatttttttgatCTTTTTCTCTACTAACcaacagaaaaacaacacaagTGTATATCATCTATCTCGTGGCTACCAGAAATTTTATTCTGTACAGTAAGTCATTCTATAACCTCAGGTCATCTAACTTTTTAAAGGATCAGTGTTTCAAAAAGACCAGCTGATCTTGAAGATGCATTATTCATAAACCTAGTTTTTTAGTTAAACTCTTTTGTAGCCATGTGAGTACTTAAGCAAAACCGTTTTCAGTATGACTTTAGGGCTATAGAACTGAGGaatttaaaacacacatgcacaccccctCTCCTCTCGATCCACTGCCCTCTAGCTGTAAGAATGTAAATCAACAGGAGCACCAAGAAGCACCTGTGATTCTACCCTCTGCCCACAGTCTCCCTCGTGGTGATGGCTAGTGACATCTCTCTCGGACTATGGGACACTTGACACAACAAACTCCAACTCTTCTGAGTTAAAACTGGAATCAAATGCATGTAAATGTTGAAGAAGACAGCAGCAACCGAAGAGCCTAAAAGCTGCTAAAAGTGACAAAGACCCAAAAGGACACTCTGACACTCATGAAAGATgtttacagaaggaaaaagaaatcatattaaaatttacCTCAAAGAAAACTTGCAGTACAATTTTGAGGCTCACTGTAGTAACTACTACTAAGGGTAAATGAGTCACAAGTCAAACTTGTCTTTTCAGGATACCAGTACCGGCACTCTAAGAAAtgggatgggaaaaaaaaaactgcaaggaGGCTGCACTGTGTGGAAACTTGCAAAATATCACTCTACGAATGAACGTCTGTGGTTCTGGTTGCTTCTTGTTGCCCTATCTGGGGATGGGAAATGTCTCTCTAGTTAACATCTGCatcatacatatttaaaacaaaatcttaataCGCAATTCACAGTCAACCTacaagccatttaaaaatgcttttaagtgAAGCagaaaaagtgattttaaatggCTTTGATGTACCTGAATGCTCTACTGTAATACTTTCATCACAATAGGGCGAGCTGGTTCACACATTCCTCTAATCCTTGACATAAAACACAGGTGCTCGACCTCCGTTGCAACATCCGATTACAAATAACAACTCTGCTCCTGGGTTCAAATGTAAATTTATCTCACCACCAGCACTGTTAAGGAAAAGTCTTCCAACCAATGAGGACGAGACATCCTCAGAACCTGCGACGTAAAGGACACACTAACTGTCAGAGAATTTCCCAAAcattccttcattttaaaaagttgcaggTCTCATGAGAAGCGGCTGACTGTCCAGCCGTTCCAACACAACTCTCCACAGAGGCAGCCACTACTAGGACAAGTGTCACCGCAGCCGAGCCCGGCGGGCGCCTGCCCGGATCTGGACACTTGCTAGGTCCACGTCAGTCCTCAGCGTGGACCGCGCCCCCAGCTGCCCGCGCAGCGCCCGGCCTCTGCCTCCGGCCCCGCGGGCACTCGGCGGCCCGGGATTCTGTCCTCTCCCTCGGCCCCG is from Lemur catta isolate mLemCat1 chromosome 10, mLemCat1.pri, whole genome shotgun sequence and encodes:
- the SEC16A gene encoding protein transport protein Sec16A isoform X2, coding for MQPPPQAVPSGVAGPPPAGNPQSMFWANSPYRRRTNNNAPVTPITCPLQPVTDPFAFSRQALQNTPLGGSYKNSPPILQSSAPPGFPQRPGLPVPHTDARDSSQGPCEPLPGPLSQPRADANSFSGALTPSALPRAEMSRSAEVHPGSEPGVQAPPCLPHYIPGVGPDTSQGTHLHGNVPGPDQPLSRQNLHDGVVAPAASPFSPQPRQQIPSQWGPVQASPQPSGQHHSPCLEGPVQSAVPHATSVPHLPPSSSPHQGVGHEQQNPLVSLSAPLASDRRSEVAHLQSGSYAANNFDPENTFRQNPRVGNTWASQDFRQNPGVTKEHWPAATLVSPLTQGDHPENHVHYPPGTGASLSLPDTDSGALSMFFQGGETENEENLSSEKAGSAGKSDFEGFSPSPGPGHPPSLAHMGAGGICQAFLKGSNMETTPQGGDTHLYFAQSAGIQHDQQTTKNAASDMWGDTASAETQGTSSSQCENIENLEFIQNQEVLPSESLNLDALSPSDQFRYGVLPGPAVPRHNVGGHPGAAEAMMHPARSDSVSSSYSSKSHRSLSSSTRPQELVGTFIQQEVGKPEDEVSGSFFKQIDSSPVGGETEEATVSQNCHSSVSQPSAPSPPKPTGIFQTSANSSFEPVKSHLVGVKPVEADRANVVGEVRGTRARQKKCRPPDASPGNLEQPPDNMETFFAPQVCPLPLNTTAEAGHVLPHTGAPPLDTVYPTPERKPSGRAQGTVKCESPATTLWAQNELPDFGGNVLLAPAAPALQVPAKPQPSAVVQPPEKGVSGQQSQKPGSASPLQNRDGIGASENLENPPNVGEEEALQPQASSGHAAALPSLSTESLQHLPVLMAQPDQSYNLAQPINFSVSLSNPNGKNQSWRDALVGDKPPVGSRVLSGDSGENVPLSGIPASSVLSLSLPSSLAQSNFPQGSGSSEMISNQPANLLVQPPSHPLPKNLVPESRKNHNAENVLPEFVNSLAGSTSVMLVPPANSTVVPNSNKANHSTNREETYGALDFTLNRTLENPVRMYSPSRSDGRASQHTLANHPGQSGPGLHNPDRFYQQVMKDARDQPDLGRALQELAPPRQQNSPPQVPRATSTEPSNAESPPAQGQSQNSAQAPASLAPADTVQQRLPPSSSVSLVSTGSSQAATQSEQQWPQPTPPHSLGPLPPDLASYYYYRPLYDGYQSQYSSLYPPDPGAASLYYPDIYSLYEPRYRPYDSAASAYAETYRYAEPERPSSRASHCSDRPPPRQGYPEGYYNSRSGWSSQSDHYASYYSSQYDYGDPGRWDRFHYSARFKDPRACDRRYWCDVEYDPYRKEHYAYGDRPEKSDDPWRYDPRFTGSFDDDPEPHRDPYGEEADRRSVHSEHSARSLRSAHSLPSRRSSLSSHSHQSQIYRSHNVTAGSYEAPLPPGSFRGDYAYGTYGSTFHGAQRFPECGYPTDSGWSAVEQVPSRPTSPEKFSVPHICARFGPGGQLIKVLPNLPSEGQPALVEIHSMETLLQHTSEQEEMRAFPGPLGKGDTHKVDVINFAQNKAAKCLQDENLIDRESASLLWNFIVLLCRQNGTVVGTDIAELLLRDHRTVWLPGKSPNEANLIDFTNEAVEHVEEEEAGEAQLSFLTDSQPATASTLEKETERFRELLLYGRKKDALESAMKNGLWGHALLLASKMDSRTHARVMTRFANSLPINDPLQTVYQLMSGRMPAASMCCGDEKWGDWRPHLAMVLSNLNNNVDVESRTMATMGDTLASKGLLDAAHFCYLMAHVGFGVYTKKSTKLVLIGSNHSLPFCKFATNEAIQRTEAYEYAQSLGAQSGPLPDFQVFKFIYSCRLAEMGLATQAFHYCEVIAKSVLTRPHEHSPVLISQLIQVASQLRLFDPQLKEKPEEESFVEPAWLVHLQHVEKQIKEGTVVWSQDGAFPQQCPSTPSSEVGQLDGPGLGQQADLETDNLLLVVPAPSTDQLSQGVRLLPSAPQTLSDGQLANPARVPMFPVLPPPGPPEPGPGYGLPGSAPGFPEPSRPDPAALYPGPGLPPGTPSLQESRQLQESRSTDPGTLPQEVPVGNSLSELSEEDFGGKFANLDPSRTAQDSETPAGWDHANLGSAQPPLSLTPAPEMKRPGQAVKKEVKEPKKSESWFSRWLPGKKRTEAYLPDDKNKSIVWDEKKNQWVNLNEPEEEKKAPPPPPTAFPKAAQAAPPGPTGVNVFSRRAAGTRARYVDVLNPRGTQRSEPALPPADFFAPLAPLPIPASFAPNPDAEELQLADGAGGEQQAPAGGQASPEVLSSAALHPGSELPAPQPDCSQGGELSRCSSMSSLSREVSQHFNQAPGDLPTAGGTVPFYNPAQLAQASATSGSSRPGRIGQRKYPTLK